In Colwellia sp. PAMC 20917, a single genomic region encodes these proteins:
- a CDS encoding LysR family transcriptional regulator gives MDLKSLNYFISVYELKSFSAAAKACFIAQPSISAAIAQLEQQLKVQLFIRHARGVTPSEQGKKLFPLAKQLLGQAGAIKSVFSEKTHKQPFNLGVTRGLGVERMSLLLKEFTSANPSVELTLVPHTENVDARIILKDELLENEQYIDMWHEDYLLAVPYDHIFALEDTVTIQQLDGLPFIQRMPCSAWDHLQDTLAIAGISLDVRAKITTIDYALGLVHAGLGCAFLPAHSEIIKRSDVVFRPIVGLQLTREIVLAYTTSSKAINNLKRLAHKHAH, from the coding sequence ATGGATTTAAAATCACTCAATTATTTTATTTCAGTCTATGAGTTAAAAAGTTTTAGTGCTGCTGCAAAAGCGTGTTTTATCGCCCAGCCTTCAATATCTGCAGCAATAGCACAACTTGAGCAACAACTAAAAGTACAACTTTTTATTCGCCACGCACGTGGTGTAACACCTTCAGAGCAAGGTAAAAAACTATTTCCATTGGCCAAACAGCTATTAGGGCAAGCAGGCGCAATAAAAAGCGTTTTTTCAGAAAAAACCCATAAGCAACCCTTTAACTTAGGCGTTACCCGCGGCTTAGGTGTTGAACGTATGAGCTTATTATTAAAAGAATTCACCTCAGCAAACCCTTCTGTCGAACTGACTTTAGTGCCACATACTGAAAATGTTGATGCACGTATTATTCTAAAAGATGAATTACTGGAAAATGAGCAGTATATAGACATGTGGCATGAAGATTATTTACTTGCCGTACCTTATGACCATATATTTGCCCTCGAAGATACCGTCACAATTCAGCAGTTAGACGGATTACCTTTTATTCAGCGAATGCCTTGCAGTGCTTGGGATCACCTTCAAGACACTTTAGCGATCGCCGGTATTAGTCTCGACGTACGAGCAAAAATCACTACCATAGATTATGCACTTGGCTTGGTACATGCTGGTTTAGGCTGCGCATTCTTACCCGCACACAGTGAAATTATTAAACGCAGTGACGTGGTGTTTAGGCCAATAGTCGGCTTACAACTCACACGAGAAATTGTATTGGCATACACAACATCGTCAAAAGCCATCAATAACTTAAAGCGTTTAGCTCATAAACATGCCCATTAG
- a CDS encoding acyl-CoA dehydrogenase has protein sequence MSHSSSANRPSFKWQDPLLLESLLSEEERMIRDSAHQYCQEKLMPRILMANRNEVFDVEIMRELGALGLLGATLPEKYGCAGVNYVTYGLIAREVERVDSGYRSAMSVQSSLVMHPIYAYGSEEQRMKYLPKLASGEYIGCFGLTEPNSGSDPGSLTTHATAVDGGYRITGNKMWITNSPVADIFVVWAKLDGVIRGFVLEKGMEGLSAPKIEGKFSLRASITGEIVMDNVFVPSDNILPNVKGLSGPFGCLNKARYGIAWGALGAAEFCWHGARQYTLDREQFGRPLAATQLIQKKLADMQTDITTGLLACLQVGRLMDSDQLAPEAISLIKRNSCGKALEIARTARDMHGGNGIADEYHIIRHMMNLEAVNTYEGTHDVHALILGRAQTGLQAFY, from the coding sequence ATGTCTCATTCAAGCAGTGCAAACCGTCCCTCGTTTAAATGGCAAGATCCACTTTTATTAGAATCTTTATTGTCTGAAGAGGAGCGAATGATCCGTGACAGTGCGCATCAATATTGCCAAGAAAAACTAATGCCAAGAATATTAATGGCTAACCGAAATGAAGTGTTTGATGTTGAAATTATGCGCGAACTAGGTGCACTGGGCTTATTAGGCGCTACATTACCTGAAAAATATGGTTGTGCAGGCGTGAATTATGTTACTTACGGCTTAATTGCACGAGAAGTTGAGCGTGTAGATAGTGGTTATCGCAGTGCGATGAGCGTGCAATCATCTCTAGTTATGCATCCAATCTATGCTTACGGCAGTGAAGAGCAACGGATGAAATATTTACCTAAATTAGCATCTGGTGAATACATTGGTTGTTTCGGTTTAACTGAGCCTAATTCAGGCTCAGATCCTGGTAGCTTAACTACACATGCTACTGCGGTTGATGGCGGTTATCGCATTACGGGTAATAAAATGTGGATCACGAACTCTCCCGTTGCAGATATTTTTGTGGTTTGGGCCAAACTTGATGGCGTGATTCGTGGTTTTGTTTTAGAAAAAGGCATGGAAGGTTTAAGTGCACCAAAAATTGAAGGTAAATTTTCATTACGAGCATCCATTACCGGTGAAATCGTTATGGATAACGTTTTTGTACCTAGCGATAATATTTTACCAAATGTTAAAGGTTTATCAGGCCCATTTGGTTGTTTAAACAAAGCACGCTATGGCATTGCTTGGGGCGCTTTAGGTGCTGCAGAATTTTGTTGGCATGGTGCTCGTCAATACACACTAGACCGTGAACAATTTGGTCGTCCTTTGGCGGCAACACAGTTAATTCAGAAAAAATTAGCCGATATGCAAACTGATATCACCACGGGTTTATTAGCTTGCTTACAAGTGGGGCGTTTAATGGATTCGGATCAATTAGCACCAGAAGCTATTTCGCTGATCAAACGTAATTCATGTGGTAAAGCATTAGAAATTGCTCGCACGGCTCGTGATATGCACGGTGGTAACGGTATTGCCGATGAGTATCATATTATTCGCCATATGATGAACCTTGAAGCGGTTAATACTTATGAGGGTACACATGATGTGCATGCCCTGATACTAGGTAGAGCACAAACTGGTTTACAAGCATTTTACTAA
- a CDS encoding dehydrogenase E1 component subunit alpha/beta codes for MSDRNQLVKENFINFVRAQTLPESTCTLTPSDVGLSSAEVIDLFETQVMSRHLDLQSRVMQKKGQSFYTIGSSGHEGNAAYAKAFRPTDMAFLHYRSGAFVIQRSKQVPGQTILYDMLLSFAASKDDPISGGRHKVLGSKALSIPPQTSTIASHLPKAMGAAYSIPLAKRLAHKGEIPDDGVIICNFGDASSNHSTTQGAINSTAWAAYQSIPMPIVFVCEDNGIGISTATPEGWIAANYENRAGLTYLYCDGLNILDTYKTAKEAERIARELRKPVFLHIRTVRILGHAGSDAEFVYRDMADITATEFQDPLLHTARIILENNILTTEELIGIYQNVEKRIEVIAENAASKEKLTSADAVMASIIPNVTKARSSVLVSDKTRAEIFKHEKHNLPKKQHLAKLINWALMDLMAEYPSIVMCGEDIGKKGGVYNVTAKLCERFGKSRVINTLLDEQTILGTAIGLAHNGFLPIPEIQFLAYVHNAEDQIRGEAATLPFFSNGQFTNPMVIRIAGLAYQKGFGGHFHNDNSFAVFRDIPGLIIACPSNGADAVEMMRASVRLAQEQQRMVIFLEPIALYMAKDLHQEGDGLWTFEYQPPELADSSIDLGVKVAGSGKKLCILTYGNGNYLSRQAQAKLAAQGIDARVVDLRWLAPLDEQGILAQVNDCEHVLIVDECRQTGSISEALVTLIHEQTSECPKIKRVTASDSFIPLGAAAYEVLPSVKNIVDAAKEICQ; via the coding sequence ATGTCTGATCGTAATCAGCTGGTGAAAGAAAATTTTATTAACTTTGTTCGCGCGCAAACCTTACCTGAATCAACTTGTACTTTAACTCCTAGCGATGTTGGATTAAGTTCAGCTGAAGTTATTGATCTATTTGAAACCCAAGTAATGAGTCGCCACCTTGATTTGCAATCACGTGTGATGCAGAAAAAAGGTCAAAGTTTTTATACTATTGGTAGCTCAGGTCATGAGGGTAATGCTGCTTATGCCAAGGCATTTCGTCCGACAGATATGGCATTTTTGCATTATCGCAGTGGCGCGTTTGTTATCCAGCGCAGCAAGCAAGTACCAGGACAAACGATTTTATATGACATGCTATTGTCATTTGCTGCATCAAAAGATGACCCTATCTCTGGTGGTCGTCATAAAGTGCTTGGTAGTAAAGCGCTCTCTATTCCACCACAAACCAGCACCATAGCGTCGCATTTGCCTAAAGCGATGGGCGCTGCATACAGCATTCCGTTAGCAAAACGTTTAGCGCATAAAGGTGAGATCCCTGACGATGGCGTCATTATTTGTAACTTTGGTGATGCTTCATCGAATCATTCAACCACACAAGGGGCAATTAACAGCACAGCTTGGGCGGCTTATCAGTCTATTCCTATGCCAATTGTTTTTGTCTGTGAAGATAATGGTATTGGTATTTCAACGGCTACACCGGAAGGGTGGATCGCCGCTAATTATGAAAATAGAGCCGGTTTAACTTATCTTTATTGTGATGGCTTGAATATTTTAGATACCTATAAAACCGCCAAAGAAGCAGAACGAATTGCTCGAGAATTGCGTAAACCCGTGTTTTTACATATCCGCACAGTGCGTATTTTGGGGCATGCGGGCTCTGATGCTGAGTTTGTTTACCGTGATATGGCTGACATTACGGCAACAGAGTTTCAAGACCCTTTATTACACACCGCGCGCATTATCTTAGAAAACAATATTTTAACGACTGAAGAGCTGATCGGCATTTATCAAAACGTTGAAAAGCGCATTGAGGTTATTGCTGAAAATGCCGCTAGCAAAGAAAAACTGACCAGTGCTGATGCCGTAATGGCAAGCATTATACCTAACGTTACTAAAGCACGTAGTTCAGTGTTAGTTAGCGATAAAACTCGCGCAGAAATTTTTAAACATGAGAAACATAACCTGCCTAAAAAACAGCATTTAGCAAAATTGATTAACTGGGCATTGATGGACTTAATGGCTGAATATCCCAGTATTGTTATGTGCGGTGAAGATATTGGCAAAAAAGGCGGCGTTTATAACGTTACGGCAAAGTTATGTGAACGGTTTGGCAAAAGCCGGGTGATTAATACCTTGCTAGATGAGCAAACGATTTTAGGTACCGCTATTGGTTTAGCGCACAACGGTTTTCTACCTATCCCTGAAATTCAATTTTTAGCTTATGTGCACAACGCTGAAGATCAAATTCGTGGCGAAGCGGCGACATTACCGTTTTTCTCAAATGGGCAATTTACTAATCCCATGGTGATCCGCATTGCGGGTTTGGCCTACCAAAAAGGTTTTGGTGGTCATTTTCATAATGATAACTCTTTTGCCGTTTTTCGTGATATCCCAGGATTAATCATCGCTTGTCCGTCAAATGGTGCCGATGCAGTTGAAATGATGCGCGCTAGTGTACGCTTAGCGCAAGAGCAACAACGTATGGTGATATTTTTAGAGCCAATAGCGCTTTACATGGCGAAAGACTTACACCAAGAAGGTGATGGTTTATGGACCTTTGAGTATCAGCCTCCTGAATTGGCAGACAGCAGTATCGATTTAGGCGTTAAGGTTGCTGGCTCAGGTAAAAAACTGTGTATTTTAACGTATGGCAATGGCAATTACTTATCGCGCCAAGCACAAGCAAAATTAGCAGCGCAGGGAATTGATGCACGTGTTGTTGATTTACGTTGGTTAGCACCATTAGATGAACAAGGTATTTTGGCGCAAGTGAATGATTGTGAACATGTGCTTATTGTTGATGAATGTCGTCAAACGGGCTCAATTAGTGAAGCGCTAGTGACTTTAATTCATGAGCAAACAAGTGAATGCCCTAAAATAAAACGCGTTACCGCAAGTGATAGCTTTATTCCTCTAGGCGCTGCAGCCTATGAGGTATTACCATCGGTTAAGAATATTGTCGATGCTGCGAAGGAGATTTGCCAATGA
- a CDS encoding ACP S-malonyltransferase: protein MSSSIKNTDKAPVKAMNKKKQRVVVICPGRGTYNKEELGYLQRFHSDKTEIVSLIDDFRDSQGQMKVSELDGMENYSMRTHTAGENASALIYACALSDYQAINKDEFDIVAVTGNSMGWYIALAVAGALKPKQAIKLINTMGSMMTKGVIGGQMIYPIINDEWNIEREQEHQVMQWLAQANQQSDCEVYVSINLGGYIVFGGNKAGLKALEALLPVLQDRYPMNLFNHAAFHTPLLNEVSKRAVELMPAQLFNAPEIPLIDGLGQVWQPYSCDVEQLHNYTLNTQVVEPYNFSKAIEVAIKEFAPDKLIILGPGATLGGAVAQSLISHHWLNLQSKANFITQQKENPFILAMGLLEQRKKVVL, encoded by the coding sequence ATGAGTTCGTCAATAAAAAATACCGATAAAGCACCAGTAAAAGCCATGAATAAGAAAAAGCAAAGAGTGGTAGTTATTTGCCCTGGCCGAGGTACCTACAATAAAGAAGAACTGGGGTATTTACAGCGTTTTCATAGTGATAAAACCGAAATAGTTTCATTAATTGATGATTTTCGTGACAGCCAAGGGCAAATGAAAGTTTCTGAACTTGATGGTATGGAAAATTACAGCATGCGTACCCATACTGCCGGTGAAAATGCTTCGGCACTTATTTATGCTTGTGCATTATCAGATTATCAAGCCATTAATAAAGACGAGTTTGACATTGTCGCGGTTACTGGCAACTCTATGGGTTGGTATATAGCATTAGCGGTTGCTGGCGCATTAAAACCCAAACAAGCTATTAAGTTAATTAATACCATGGGCTCGATGATGACAAAAGGTGTGATTGGTGGACAAATGATTTATCCAATCATTAACGATGAGTGGAATATTGAGCGAGAGCAAGAACACCAGGTTATGCAATGGTTAGCACAAGCAAATCAACAAAGTGATTGTGAAGTTTATGTCTCGATTAATTTAGGTGGTTATATAGTCTTTGGTGGTAACAAGGCGGGTTTGAAAGCGTTAGAAGCGTTACTGCCTGTGTTACAAGACCGTTATCCAATGAATTTATTTAACCATGCGGCTTTTCATACACCGCTGCTAAATGAAGTTTCAAAGCGGGCGGTGGAACTGATGCCAGCACAACTGTTTAATGCGCCTGAAATACCGTTAATTGATGGCTTAGGGCAAGTGTGGCAACCTTATAGTTGCGATGTTGAGCAATTACATAACTACACACTTAATACACAAGTGGTAGAACCTTATAACTTTTCAAAAGCGATCGAGGTAGCCATTAAAGAGTTTGCGCCCGATAAGCTTATTATTTTGGGCCCAGGTGCTACCTTAGGTGGTGCAGTGGCGCAGAGTTTGATCAGCCATCATTGGCTTAATTTACAAAGCAAAGCTAATTTTATAACGCAGCAAAAGGAGAACCCTTTTATACTCGCCATGGGATTATTAGAGCAACGTAAAAAGGTCGTATTATAA
- a CDS encoding substrate-binding periplasmic protein: protein MKIKILKYYVLLISTMLIGFTEAKEVLMAFSQEIPPYIFQKHNKGIEIDIISAALAYKGHTLKPLYFPLGRIPIAFRSNLVDAAMGDMGINLEAFGGFYAEPAVIYNNVFITLKDRNISIEKPSDLGGLQIVSFQGAEKRYPKWLNKVKEDNRFYGISDQLTQVKLLHYRRYDVVLSDIYIFKHFVKQLILMNDLEVGDVKVHNFTKANPDDYRPVFRDKKVRDDFNLGLKNIKETGRFQKIYDNYMKL, encoded by the coding sequence ATGAAAATTAAAATTCTCAAATATTATGTACTATTAATCAGTACCATGTTGATTGGTTTCACAGAAGCTAAAGAAGTATTAATGGCATTTAGTCAAGAAATCCCACCCTACATCTTTCAGAAGCATAATAAGGGCATTGAAATTGATATCATTTCGGCTGCGTTGGCATATAAAGGTCATACGTTAAAGCCCCTGTACTTTCCCTTAGGACGAATTCCTATTGCTTTTAGAAGTAACCTAGTCGATGCGGCAATGGGCGACATGGGAATAAACTTGGAAGCTTTCGGGGGATTTTATGCCGAGCCTGCTGTAATCTATAACAACGTTTTTATCACCCTGAAAGACAGAAATATTTCCATAGAAAAACCTAGCGATCTGGGTGGATTACAAATCGTATCTTTTCAAGGCGCTGAAAAAAGGTACCCTAAATGGCTAAATAAAGTAAAAGAGGATAATCGGTTTTATGGTATCAGCGATCAGCTAACACAAGTGAAACTACTGCATTATCGTCGATATGATGTGGTTTTAAGTGATATTTATATTTTTAAACACTTTGTTAAACAATTGATATTAATGAACGATTTAGAAGTGGGTGATGTTAAAGTGCACAACTTCACCAAAGCCAACCCCGATGATTATCGCCCAGTATTTAGGGATAAAAAAGTTAGGGATGATTTTAACCTAGGGTTAAAAAACATAAAAGAAACCGGAAGGTTCCAAAAAATATATGACAATTACATGAAATTGTAA
- a CDS encoding methyl-accepting chemotaxis protein translates to MNTMFSTLSLAAKINAALVLIAIAFLSTTVIFFYYDEKELSENFVERNLESLALNYFDSVNTMMLTGTIENRQLIQNKIQSQDEIVEARIIRAPALTTIFGDGFADQKAVDDFEQQGINGTKAFDVFERDGKRMMSFISPIRASSDYRGTNCLTCHQVKENEILGAVKVTYDLSKVDQQIMSSITQAAILQLVITVISFWLLSLTIKKLIFNRLKRLRKTINDVEHNLDLNQEIKVHHDDELGAVSVALNSMMQKFRTSFLSISSTTDKLIDSAKSVDEISNLMRAAVLEQKNGTDSVAAAINELDTSASEVHRNTQTAAENSLSVREKATQGLELVENAKDGIGLLRDKVIDNTAMIAALSDKTHEVGGVLEVITSIAEQTNLLALNAAIEAARAGEQGRGFAVVADEVRSLATRTRESIDQIQLTIRGLQVDASNAVNSMNDVSQQANEKAEDVTNVASLLVEITSQITELDDLNTQIASAAQQQNLAADEINVNVVNISDVAEKSSKDAIHGKEISEQLLELAYELNQQLSQFKM, encoded by the coding sequence ATGAACACAATGTTTTCTACACTATCATTGGCAGCAAAGATTAATGCTGCATTAGTACTTATCGCAATAGCGTTCTTAAGTACCACAGTCATATTCTTTTATTATGATGAAAAAGAGCTCAGTGAAAATTTTGTTGAACGTAACCTAGAAAGTTTAGCACTTAATTATTTTGACTCTGTGAATACTATGATGTTAACCGGGACAATAGAAAATCGTCAGTTAATACAAAATAAAATACAGAGCCAAGATGAAATTGTTGAGGCACGTATTATTCGAGCGCCTGCTTTAACAACTATTTTTGGTGATGGTTTTGCTGATCAAAAAGCGGTCGATGATTTTGAACAACAAGGTATAAACGGCACTAAAGCGTTTGATGTTTTTGAACGAGACGGTAAGCGAATGATGAGTTTTATTTCGCCTATACGTGCCAGTTCAGACTACCGTGGTACTAACTGTTTAACCTGTCATCAAGTCAAAGAAAATGAAATATTAGGCGCGGTAAAGGTGACCTATGATTTATCTAAAGTTGACCAGCAAATTATGAGTTCTATAACTCAAGCAGCGATCCTACAGTTAGTTATCACTGTTATTAGCTTTTGGTTATTAAGTTTAACCATAAAGAAATTGATTTTTAATCGCCTCAAACGACTTAGAAAAACCATTAATGATGTAGAACATAATTTAGATTTGAACCAAGAAATCAAAGTACATCATGATGATGAATTAGGTGCAGTTAGTGTGGCATTAAATAGCATGATGCAAAAATTTAGAACAAGTTTTTTATCCATCTCATCAACAACAGACAAATTAATTGATTCAGCAAAAAGTGTTGATGAAATATCGAATTTAATGCGTGCGGCTGTTCTTGAACAAAAGAACGGCACAGACTCTGTAGCCGCTGCAATTAATGAACTAGATACATCAGCGAGTGAAGTACATCGTAATACTCAAACCGCCGCTGAGAATTCACTGTCGGTACGTGAAAAAGCAACGCAAGGCTTAGAATTAGTTGAAAATGCTAAAGATGGCATTGGTTTATTGCGTGACAAGGTGATTGATAATACCGCTATGATAGCTGCATTAAGCGATAAAACTCATGAAGTAGGGGGTGTTTTAGAAGTAATAACCAGTATCGCCGAACAAACCAATTTATTGGCATTAAATGCAGCTATTGAAGCAGCAAGAGCCGGAGAGCAAGGGCGAGGTTTTGCAGTGGTTGCCGATGAAGTACGCTCATTAGCCACGCGTACCAGAGAGTCTATTGACCAAATCCAGTTAACGATTAGGGGATTACAAGTTGATGCCAGTAATGCGGTTAACTCTATGAATGATGTCAGTCAACAGGCAAATGAAAAGGCAGAAGATGTAACGAATGTAGCCAGTTTATTAGTGGAAATAACCTCGCAAATCACAGAGCTGGATGATTTGAACACACAAATTGCTAGTGCAGCACAGCAACAAAATTTAGCGGCTGACGAAATTAATGTCAATGTTGTCAATATTAGTGACGTTGCAGAAAAATCAAGTAAAGATGCGATACATGGTAAAGAGATAAGTGAACAGTTACTCGAGTTGGCTTACGAGCTTAATCAGCAATTATCACAATTTAAAATGTAA
- a CDS encoding anhydro-N-acetylmuramic acid kinase, whose translation MTKATFYIGLMSGTSADGIDLALVDFTSGSAELVASYYQAYDNVTRQKITDLYLPNHNEIDRAFSLDITLAHQFSEAISTLLDKENLVAADIIAIGNHGQTIRHRPTQSSAIEASFTLQIGCNQTLAVLTGIRVIGDFRTKDIALGGQGAPLVPAFHQFLLPATEKETFLVNIGGIANITFLPKKNSSKSVLGFDTGPGNALLDAWCFEHSGKRFDNNGDWGRSGTINQTLLIQLLSDDYFLLSAPKSTGREYFTLQWLAPFLTPLQISAVDVQATLTALTACSIAADIKKISNSADVYLCGGGIDNNFCYKLIKQELNNFNVNKIHSLKLNNNALEAMAFAWLAFAYDKKIYGNIPAVTGARKSTVLGCEFFA comes from the coding sequence ATGACAAAAGCTACGTTTTATATTGGGTTAATGTCTGGCACTAGTGCCGATGGCATTGACTTAGCCCTTGTTGACTTTACTAGTGGAAGTGCCGAACTAGTTGCTAGTTATTATCAAGCATATGACAATGTCACTCGACAAAAAATCACTGATCTTTATCTACCCAATCATAACGAAATAGACAGAGCCTTTTCACTTGATATTACTCTTGCCCATCAATTTAGTGAGGCAATAAGTACACTATTAGACAAAGAAAACTTAGTAGCTGCTGATATTATTGCTATTGGTAATCACGGTCAAACCATTCGACATCGCCCAACTCAAAGCTCTGCTATTGAAGCGTCTTTTACTTTACAAATAGGCTGTAATCAAACGTTAGCGGTATTAACCGGCATTAGAGTTATTGGTGACTTTAGAACAAAGGATATCGCCTTAGGTGGACAAGGTGCTCCTTTAGTCCCTGCATTTCATCAATTCTTATTACCTGCCACTGAAAAGGAAACCTTTTTAGTGAATATAGGGGGCATAGCTAATATCACTTTTTTGCCTAAAAAAAACTCGTCGAAAAGTGTATTAGGTTTTGATACCGGACCAGGGAATGCTCTTTTAGATGCATGGTGTTTTGAGCACTCAGGAAAGAGGTTTGACAATAATGGCGACTGGGGAAGGTCTGGAACGATTAACCAAACACTATTAATACAGTTACTAAGTGATGACTACTTTTTGTTATCAGCTCCCAAAAGTACTGGCCGTGAATATTTTACCTTACAATGGTTAGCGCCCTTTCTCACCCCATTACAGATAAGCGCTGTCGACGTACAAGCAACCCTCACCGCCTTAACTGCTTGTTCTATAGCCGCCGACATTAAAAAAATATCAAATTCAGCAGATGTATATTTATGCGGAGGAGGAATCGATAATAATTTTTGTTATAAGCTTATAAAGCAAGAGCTTAACAACTTCAACGTTAATAAGATACATTCACTAAAGCTGAATAATAACGCACTTGAAGCAATGGCATTTGCTTGGCTCGCATTCGCTTATGACAAAAAAATCTATGGAAATATCCCAGCAGTAACAGGGGCTAGAAAGTCAACAGTGCTCGGCTGCGAGTTTTTTGCCTAA
- a CDS encoding OapA family protein, which produces MKLGCNLLKNIKKFYLQLPKQHRVIISSFSIIVLLLLLIPSEKATASRQSTDTSLEIGKRYALALPEVEDISLDTPTSNIEPSTNKESIVTPINSDEETLTWKKAKVRSGDSLAKVFKRLGYSARTTYDVSSAKGDFSKLLKKINVGDVFHIGQNAAGELAVLTYPLSKTETLYVELIDDGSYQSSKETKTVEIRETIAHGVIKSNFWNAGIESGLNDAQIINLANIFGWDIDFALDIREGDSFHVVFENRYVDGDHIGTGKILAAEFINKDDPFQAIRFTDGEYYSPDGRSMRKAFLRAPVNFRYISSNFKPKRFHPIQKRWKAHRGTDYRANKGTPVVAAGNGKVTHSTYNKYNGNYVFIQHGNGIETKYLHFSKRNVKKGQRVKQGDVIGYVGSTGMSEASHLHYEFLLNGVHRNPRTVKLPDAKPINKKFAAEFSVLSSQRLMELSGSRQALLAMQTH; this is translated from the coding sequence ATGAAATTAGGTTGTAATCTGTTGAAAAACATAAAAAAGTTCTATTTACAGTTGCCAAAGCAGCATAGGGTAATTATTAGCTCATTCAGCATAATTGTGTTGTTGTTACTCCTTATTCCTTCAGAAAAGGCAACGGCCAGTCGTCAATCGACAGATACTTCACTGGAAATAGGTAAACGTTACGCATTAGCTTTACCTGAAGTTGAAGATATCTCCTTAGATACACCTACTAGCAATATCGAACCATCAACAAATAAAGAAAGTATAGTCACGCCTATTAACAGTGACGAAGAGACACTAACTTGGAAAAAAGCAAAAGTACGCAGTGGTGATTCACTTGCCAAAGTATTTAAACGTCTTGGCTATAGCGCGAGAACAACATACGACGTGAGCTCAGCAAAAGGCGACTTCAGTAAATTATTGAAAAAAATTAATGTTGGTGATGTCTTTCATATAGGCCAAAACGCAGCAGGAGAGCTAGCAGTACTGACCTACCCTTTATCAAAAACAGAAACCTTATATGTAGAATTAATTGATGATGGCAGTTACCAATCAAGTAAAGAAACCAAAACGGTAGAAATTAGAGAAACTATTGCCCACGGTGTTATAAAAAGTAATTTTTGGAATGCTGGCATAGAGTCAGGTTTAAACGATGCACAAATAATTAACCTTGCTAATATTTTTGGTTGGGATATCGATTTTGCCTTAGATATTCGTGAAGGGGATAGTTTTCATGTTGTTTTTGAAAATCGATATGTCGATGGCGATCATATAGGTACAGGTAAGATTCTTGCCGCTGAATTTATTAATAAAGATGATCCTTTTCAAGCCATTCGCTTTACAGACGGCGAATATTATTCTCCTGATGGCAGAAGTATGCGCAAAGCTTTTTTACGTGCGCCGGTAAACTTTAGGTATATTAGTTCAAATTTCAAACCAAAGCGTTTTCATCCTATTCAAAAGCGCTGGAAAGCTCATCGTGGCACTGATTACCGTGCCAATAAAGGCACACCTGTTGTAGCCGCAGGTAATGGGAAAGTGACCCATTCAACCTATAACAAATATAATGGCAATTATGTATTTATTCAGCATGGCAATGGCATTGAGACTAAATATTTACACTTTTCAAAACGCAATGTTAAAAAAGGGCAACGGGTAAAGCAAGGCGACGTTATTGGTTATGTAGGCTCAACTGGCATGTCAGAAGCATCGCATTTACATTATGAATTTTTACTTAATGGCGTACACCGTAATCCAAGAACGGTAAAATTACCTGATGCTAAACCCATTAATAAAAAATTCGCTGCTGAGTTTTCGGTATTATCAAGCCAACGCTTAATGGAACTTTCAGGCTCTAGGCAAGCTTTGTTGGCGATGCAGACGCATTAA